The Thermodesulfobacteriota bacterium genome includes a region encoding these proteins:
- the csm2 gene encoding type III-A CRISPR-associated protein Csm2, with product MPEIKITEVINKIRELKTFSVIDPEFFAKENGAAHIVAKDVRKKMKVTQLRKFFGHIKKIQTKYKGKTTDKVDKSDLFLLMPELAYALGRELISKDFYELMKISLSPEKISTVKDFNCFVNFLSAVLAYHKMEKEG from the coding sequence ATGCCAGAAATAAAGATTACTGAGGTAATAAATAAAATAAGGGAACTCAAAACGTTTTCTGTCATTGACCCTGAATTTTTTGCAAAGGAGAATGGGGCAGCACATATCGTTGCAAAGGATGTTCGGAAGAAAATGAAAGTTACACAACTAAGAAAATTTTTCGGACATATTAAAAAAATCCAAACAAAGTATAAAGGCAAAACAACAGATAAGGTTGATAAAAGTGACCTGTTTTTATTGATGCCTGAGCTTGCCTATGCACTTGGAAGGGAGCTTATTAGTAAAGACTTTTATGAATTGATGAAAATAAGCCTCAGTCCAGAGAAAATATCAACGGTGAAAGACTTTAATTGCTTTGTGAATTTTCTTTCTGCTGTGCTTGCCTACCATAAAATGGAAAAGGAGGGATAA
- the cas10 gene encoding type III-A CRISPR-associated protein Cas10/Csm1 has protein sequence MSDFDQREYQTVVLAALLHDIGKFYQRALGKGKGTHQQLGDECFEQYFAEKISNILSSDEVDIVRNAINNHHEYAEFITLADGLSAGMDRIDLQDYETGDPVKERLESVFQTISLGKHIPTENYRYHLKTLSLNKEDVFPIRVIEKILLVEEYGTLWEGFKNDLMNLQIHNLPLLVNSFYYLLWKYTWCVPGAVYKSEPDVSLFDHLKTTAAIAGCLFFKKKSGEQGDKEFLLFGGDLSGIQKFIYKITNVQGVKGVSKRLRGRSFYLSLMQEVLVLYLINGLSLSIPHIIFSGGGRFEMLLPNTKAVKSEINDINLEINKWLLKEYTGELGLVTTWIEADQNDIKDYSGLLKDLDSALSVEKKRKFKEFFLQDSFWVGDGKKEEDIRVCRSCGTTLVQKGVNDEICKLCEKHKEIGERLPKTEYIAYLSKPNKSIKGLEIPFENFGAAYLLSSKEYYERLLELQEAITVQKVNKTDDVAFRFIGNVAPIAKEDFVQDTEEEETKIAKQGNVLTFETMADMSIGDKRIGVLKMDVDYLGLIFAIGLEPQEKSEKMKKSISKVAAISRGMDWFFGGYLNEICKAVFEEWKVNAHKAGWENKADRVENIFYIVYSGGDDLLIVGPWSEIPKLAKAIKDEFKDYTCNNEDINLSAGGYLCKPKFPISIFSRAVGEELDKSKDKGRNRITILGDTVQWTENNTGCGFDDLLDFGETLYEAISTKDANSRLPRGFVHGLLKKHKQFEEGKDKNFIPAIIYQLERNVKSAATVVIKDEEKKLKGYLREKLITDKSGYFQKIKIPASYALLKSRKED, from the coding sequence ATGTCTGATTTTGATCAGAGGGAATACCAGACGGTGGTTTTGGCAGCATTGCTGCATGATATTGGAAAGTTTTATCAACGTGCTTTGGGCAAAGGAAAAGGCACCCATCAACAGCTTGGGGATGAATGTTTTGAACAGTACTTTGCTGAAAAAATATCTAATATCCTTTCATCTGATGAGGTTGATATAGTCCGAAATGCTATTAATAACCACCATGAATATGCTGAGTTCATAACGCTTGCAGATGGGCTTTCAGCAGGTATGGACAGGATTGACCTTCAGGATTATGAAACAGGTGACCCTGTAAAAGAAAGGTTGGAATCCGTTTTTCAAACAATATCTCTTGGTAAGCATATTCCTACAGAAAACTATCGCTATCATCTCAAAACCCTCTCGCTCAATAAAGAAGATGTCTTTCCCATACGGGTTATTGAGAAAATATTGCTTGTCGAGGAATATGGCACATTGTGGGAAGGCTTTAAAAACGATTTGATGAATCTTCAAATTCATAATCTACCTTTGCTCGTCAACTCCTTCTATTACCTCCTGTGGAAATACACATGGTGTGTCCCAGGAGCGGTCTATAAAAGTGAACCTGACGTCTCACTTTTTGATCACCTTAAAACAACCGCCGCAATAGCTGGTTGCCTCTTTTTTAAAAAGAAAAGCGGGGAACAGGGCGACAAAGAGTTTCTGCTTTTCGGGGGAGACCTATCAGGGATACAGAAGTTTATTTATAAGATAACCAATGTTCAAGGAGTAAAGGGTGTTTCAAAAAGGTTGAGGGGCCGTTCGTTTTATTTATCTCTGATGCAAGAAGTATTAGTCCTGTATTTAATTAACGGATTATCTTTATCCATTCCTCATATCATCTTCAGCGGAGGCGGCAGGTTTGAAATGTTATTGCCGAATACAAAGGCTGTCAAAAGCGAGATTAATGATATCAATTTGGAGATCAACAAATGGCTGCTAAAAGAATATACTGGAGAATTAGGTCTTGTTACAACATGGATTGAGGCTGATCAAAATGATATTAAGGATTATTCTGGTTTGCTTAAAGACCTTGACAGTGCTTTATCCGTTGAGAAAAAGAGAAAGTTCAAGGAGTTTTTCCTTCAAGATTCGTTCTGGGTTGGAGATGGAAAAAAAGAAGAAGATATAAGGGTATGCAGGTCATGCGGAACAACGCTTGTTCAGAAGGGGGTTAATGACGAAATCTGCAAATTGTGTGAAAAACATAAAGAGATAGGGGAACGGCTGCCTAAAACCGAATATATCGCCTATTTATCAAAACCAAATAAATCAATAAAAGGGCTTGAGATACCATTTGAAAATTTTGGTGCTGCATATCTACTTTCTTCAAAAGAATATTATGAAAGACTTTTGGAATTGCAAGAAGCAATAACTGTTCAAAAAGTGAATAAAACGGATGACGTAGCTTTTAGATTCATTGGCAATGTCGCACCCATAGCCAAAGAAGACTTTGTACAGGATACAGAAGAGGAAGAGACTAAAATTGCTAAACAAGGCAATGTGCTCACCTTTGAAACGATGGCAGATATGAGTATTGGTGACAAAAGAATTGGCGTCCTGAAGATGGATGTTGATTACCTTGGTCTTATTTTCGCTATTGGGCTTGAGCCGCAAGAAAAATCGGAGAAGATGAAGAAATCCATTTCAAAGGTTGCAGCAATAAGCAGGGGAATGGACTGGTTCTTTGGTGGGTACCTTAACGAAATTTGTAAGGCGGTTTTTGAAGAATGGAAAGTAAATGCCCATAAGGCAGGATGGGAAAATAAGGCTGATAGGGTCGAAAACATATTTTATATCGTCTATTCCGGCGGTGATGACCTTTTAATAGTTGGACCCTGGAGTGAAATACCAAAATTGGCAAAAGCGATAAAGGATGAATTTAAAGATTATACCTGTAATAATGAGGACATAAACCTTTCCGCTGGCGGATATCTTTGCAAGCCAAAATTTCCCATAAGCATATTTTCAAGAGCTGTGGGGGAAGAGTTAGATAAATCAAAAGATAAGGGCAGAAATAGGATAACAATCCTTGGCGATACGGTTCAATGGACTGAAAATAATACAGGATGTGGCTTTGATGACCTGCTTGACTTTGGAGAGACTCTATATGAAGCTATCTCTACAAAAGATGCTAATAGCAGACTTCCAAGAGGGTTTGTGCACGGCTTATTAAAGAAACACAAGCAGTTTGAGGAGGGAAAGGACAAAAACTTCATCCCTGCGATTATTTATCAACTGGAGAGAAATGTTAAAAGTGCAGCAACGGTAGTAATCAAAGACGAAGAAAAAAAGTTAAAGGGCTATTTGCGCGAAAAACTCATAACAGATAAAAGCGGATATTTTCAGAAGATAAAAATACCAGCAAGCTACGCCTTGTTAAAATCAAGGAAGGAGGATTAG